From a single Rosa rugosa chromosome 7, drRosRugo1.1, whole genome shotgun sequence genomic region:
- the LOC133721710 gene encoding disease resistance protein RUN1-like, giving the protein MASSSVIPPKEKYDVFLSFRGKDTRKTFTSHLHAALIRTKVETYIDSRLERGDEVGPALLKAIKESKISVIIFSNDYASSTWCLDELAYILECKETHGQHVIPIFYEIDPSHVRYQMGSYETAFATHEQRLKNQADKVPKWKEALVKVANLSGFDSTSKTVRHDSDLVDQVVRDVLAKLNRESSSDSTGLIGVESRIDKILLELDIIPEDVRVRSLVIWGMGGIGKTTLAGAVFHRLSSQFEAHCFLANVRERSGTKGSFSPELYVLRNELLGELLGDRSLAIHTRTIGAVDKDRLRRAKVLVVLDDVNDSSQLTFLAGEVPFGPGSRIIITTRDMQPVKETLPMKKDHDVKIFKAEELNGVESLQLFHSNAAAHSTENSEILEQVVDHAAGIPLALNILRSLFLRCKSKEEQELLWEKLKKFPNKKLQNVYRASYDGLEENEGEIFLDIACFHKREKLRDAKRILAACGLFPDDGIEILIDMSLISIKDNCIWMHDVIQEMGWKIVREESTEKLGKRSRLHNGEDVCHILKRNTGTAKIQSISSRNCINKLTLDPQAFTGMDNLRFLMLRFIHLDDKANLEYLPDALQYLYWHSYPLKSLPSKFFPDNLVELHMPWSKLKRLWNKGQNPKNLKRIDLSYSMDLVDVGELSNSVNMESINLQGCKSLVQVPDLSKCVYIKSINLLGCVSLVQVPDLSKSVNIESINLQSCADLVQVPSYFQKFTKLTYLNLGYCSKISFLPKLPSKLEFLDLSETAIEELPPSIFSLEKLVKLNLHSCSSIENTLSSPWKMKSLNYLSLRYTKIETVPSSAFMCMTGIISLDLSNCDRLVSLPTDICKLKSLERLDLSGCSSFTNFPEIAEPMEHLQYLNLSGTKIEELPSSVGNLVGLKTLDLSYCRSLELLPNSFYNLNLLEWFSLDECVELKKLPLSFILCSLVNLNLGSCKLLEEIPDCFTSFPALQVLNLSQTMIETIPPTIKQVLRLKSLRLVLCKRLQSLPVLPCLLEKFDATECRRLETVPVSMTAQTQCFDQVLSGRRTERHTYSGCVNLDKNARSNIMDDTHFRIMRMATACNLKRLSSGKVELLCPGNEIPKWFSCQTEGSSMNIKLPLHWSDNSNFLGIALCSVSAIHAYSYSLGCQCEMILKTNNGETHSDNFGTTGDFETRYPMAETDHVLVWYDTVHAISDEAKWSLEASFVFYTDVDDKRRNNVKRCGVCFLYAQGQDDDALKFEVIRP; this is encoded by the exons ATGGCTTCCTCTTCTGTCATCCCCCCAAAAGAAAAGTATGATGTCTTTCTTAGTTTCAGAGGCAAGGACACTCGCAAGACTTTTACCAGTCATCTTCATGCCGCTTTGATACGGACGAAAGTGGAAACCTACATTGATTCCAGACTTGAGAGAGGAGACGAAGTTGGACCCGCCCTTCTAAAAGCTATCAAGGAATCAAAGATTTCTGTGATCATTTTTTCAAACGACTATGCTTCTTCCACATGGTGCTTGGATGAGCTTGCTTATATACTGGAATGCAAGGAAACTCATGGACAACATGTTATACCTATTTTTTACGAGATAGATCCATCACATGTACGATACCAGATGGGGAGTTATGAGACTGCATTTGCTACACATGAACAAAGGTTGAAGAACCAGGCGGACAAGGTGCCCAAGTGGAAGGAAGCTTTAGTAAAAGTAGCCAACCTATCAGGGTTTGATTCAACTTCAAAAACTGTTCG GCATGATTCCGATTTAGTTGACCAAGTCGTCAGAGATGTGTTGGCTAAATTGAATCGTGAATCATCAAGTGATTCAACTGGTTTGATTGGAGTTGAAAGCCGCATTGATAAAATTTTATTGGAATTAGACATTATCCCAGAAGATGTTCGTGTTCGCTCTTTAGTTATCTGGGGTATGGGTGGTATTGGCAAGACCACACTTGCTGGTGCTGTATTTCACCGGCTCTCTTCTCAATTCGAAGCTCACTGTTTTCTTGCAAATGTTAGGGAACGATCAGGTACCAAAGGATCATTCTCTCCTGAACTGTATGTTTTGCGAAATGAACTTCTTGGAGAATTACTAGGGGACAGGAGTTTAGCTATCCATACTCGAACTATAGGTGCTGTTGACAAGGACAGGCTCCGCCGTGCAAAAGTCCTTGTTGTTCTTGACGACGTGAATGATTCAAGCCAACTAACATTTTTAGCTGGAGAAGTTCCATTTGGCCCAGGAAGTAGAATAATTATAACAACTCGAGATATGCAACCAGTTAAGGAGACTCTACCAATGAAGAAAGACCATGATGTTAAGATATTCAAGGCGGAGGAATTAAATGGTGTTGAGTCTCTTCAGCTCTTCCATTCAAATGCTGCCGCACATTCTACAGAAAATTCAGAAATTTTAGAGCAGGTGGTAGATCATGCTGCAGGCATTCCATTAGCCCTTAACATTTTGCGTTCACTATTCCTTCGGTGCAAGAGCAAAGAAGAACAGGAACTGTTGTgggaaaaattgaaaaagtttccCAACAAAAAACTTCAGAATGTGTACAGAGCAAGTTACGATGGATTAGAAGAGAATGAGGGGGAGATATTCCTTGATATTGCATGTTTTCACAAAAGGGAGAAACTTCGTGATGCAAAAAGAATCTTAGCTGCCTGTGGTTTATTTCCGGATGATGGAATTGAAATTCTCATAGATATGTCTCTCATATCAATTAAAGACAACTGCATATGGATGCACGATGTGATCCAAGAAATGGGCTGGAAGATTGTCCGCGAAGAAAGTACTGAAAAGCTTGGAAAGCGGAGTAGGTTGCACAATGGTGAGGATGTCTGTCACATATTGAAAAGGAATACG gGAACTGCAAAAATACAAAGCATTTCCAGCAGAAATTGTATTAACAAGCTAACGTTGGACCCTCAAGCTTTCACAGGGATGGATAACTTAAGGTTTCTTATGCTTAGATTTATACATCTTGACGACAAGGCAAATCTAGAGTATCTTCCTGATGCCCTTCAATATCTCTATTGGCATAGTTACCCTTTAAAATCTTTGCCATCAAAATTTTTTCCAGACAATCTTGTTGAGCTACATATGCCCTGGAGCAAACTCAAAAGACTTTGGAATAAAGGCCAG AATCCTAAGAACTTGAAAAGGATAGATCTTAGTTACTCCATGGACCTGGTCGATGTTGGAGAGCTGTCAAATAGTGTAAACATGGAGAGTATAAATCTTCAAGGCTGTAAAAGTTTGGTTCAAGTTCCGGATTTGTCCAAGTGTGTATACATTAAGAGTATAAATCTCCTAGGCTGTGTAAGTTTGGTTCAAGTTCCGGACCTGTCAAAGAGTGTAAACATTGAGAGTATAAATCTTCAAAGTTGTGCAGATTTGGTTCAAGTTCCTTCATACTTTCAGAAGTTTACCAAGCTTACTTATCTGAATTTGGGATATTGCTCGAAGATTAGTTTTCTACCAAAGTTACCAAGCAAGCTGGAGTTCTTAGATTTAAGTGAAACTGCAATAGAAGAATTGcctccatcaattttttctCTTGAGAAACTTGTTAAATTGAATCTTCATTCCTGTAGCTCCATTGAAAATACTTTGAGCAGTCCATGGAAGATGAAATCCCTCAATTATCTTTCGTTGAGATACACAAAAATAGAAACAGTGCCCTCGTCAGCATTCATGTGTATGACTGGGATCATTTCACTTGACCTCAGTAATTGTGATCGCCTTGTCAGTCTCCCAACTGACATTTGTAAGTTGAAATCTCTTGAGAGACTTGATCTCTCTGGTTGCTCTAGTTTCACAAACTTTCCGGAAATTGCGGAGCCTATGGAACATCTGCAGTATCTTAATTTAAGTGGGACGAAAATTGAAGAGCTGCCCTCATCGGTTGGGAATCTTGTCGGGCTTAAGACCTTAGATTTATCCTACTGCAGAAGCCTTGAATTACTCCCAAACAGCTTCTACAATTTAAACCTTCTCGAGTGGTTCTCACTTGATGAATGTGTCGAGCTAAAAAAATTGCCTCTCTCGTTCATTTTGTGCTCTTTGGTAAATCTAAACCTCGGAAGCTGCAAATTGTTAGAAGAAATTCCCGATTGCTTTACTAGCTTCCCCGCATTGCAAGTCTTAAATCTTAGCCAAACCATGATTGAGACCATACCTCCCACCATCAAACAAGTTTTAAGGCTCAAGTCTCTGAGACTTGTCCTGTGCAAGCGGCTTCAATCTTTGCCAGTGCTCCCATGTCTTCTAGAAAAGTTCGATGCAACAGAGTGCAGGAGACTTGAGACAGTGCCAGTTTCAATGACTGCACAGACACAATGTTTTGATCAAGTACTTTCTGGGAGGAGGACGGAGAGACATACATATTCCGGTTGCGTTAATTTGGATAAAAATGCAAGGAGCAACATAATGGATGATACACACTTCAGAATTATGAGAATGGCAACTGCTTGTAATCTT AAACGTTTATCATCTGGTAAAGTAGAGTTACTTTGTCCGGGAAATGAAATTCCAAAATGGTTTAGCTGTCAAACGGAGGGATCTTCAATGAATATTAAGCTTCCTCTGCATTGGTCCGATAATTCAAACTTCTTGGGTATTGCTCTCTGCTCTGTTTCTGCAATCCACGCATATTCTTACTCTCTTGGGTGTCAATGTGAGATGATTCTCAAAACCAACAATGGTGAAACCCATAGTGACAATTTTGGAACTACAGGGGACTTCGAGACTCGGTATCCGATGGCTGAAACAGATCACGTTTTGGTGTGGTATGATACAGTCCATGCAATTTCAGATGAAGCAAAATGGTCTTTGGAAGCCTCTTTTGTCTTCTATACAGACGTCGATGATAAACGGCGGAATAACGTGAAAAGGTGTGGGGTCTGCTTTCTGTATGCCCAAGGCCAAGATGATGATGCTCTGAAATTTGAAGTCATTCGTCCATAA
- the LOC133720935 gene encoding protein HEAT INTOLERANT 4-like has translation MKRKALRELEVEIAAQPLRKRVKPRPAEYLEEPRSLEGLWKPSFPVGTPRSTLKRGKAVQEEQQSLSFWLHGGGIVKREVVALIPVVVAVVSASPPSNELGLVLSEGKVEEIIPMKRLKIDWAPYVLLDKILDKEGPEIFVLSCKQRRAALKHKNVKGSRDLLNANDDELEELDFSGEDEDQVIEEDDEKNVKVEEESKGQNIDLRVREGGRRRSVDNIIKMRIYKLYPVQTPDTPDIRV, from the exons ATGAAGAGAAAGGCTTTGAGGGAACTAGAGGTTGAAATCGCAGCTCAACCACTGCGAAAGCGGGTGAAGCCCCGACCTGCCGAGTACTTGGAAGAGCCCCGGAGCCTGGAGGGTCTATGGAAGCCTTCGTTTCCGGTTGGGACACCGAG GAGCACTCTTAAAAGGGGGAAAGCTGTACAAGAAGAGCAACAGAGTCTATCTTTTTGGCTCCACGGAGGAGGCATTGTTAAAAGAGAAGTGGTTGCTTTGATCCCTGTGGTGGTGGCCGTTGTTTCGGCTTCTCCGCCTTCCAATGAGCTTGGACTTGTTTTAAGTGAAGGAAAAGTGGAAGAGATAATTCCAATGAAGAGATTGAAGATAGACTGGGCTCCATATGTTCTTTTGGACAAGATATTAGACAAAGAAGGTCCTGAAATCTTTGTCTTGAGCTGCAAGCAAAGAAGGGCTGCTCTCAAACACAAAAATGTCAAGGGAAGCCGTGATCTATTGAA TGCTAATGATGATGAGCTGGAGGAGTTGGACTTCAGTGGTGAAGATGAGGATCAGGTaatagaagaagatgatgaaaagaaTGTCAAGGTGGAAGAAGAATCAAAGGGACAAAATATTGATCTTCGAGTTAGGGAAGGCGGCCGGAGAAGAAGTGTGGATAATATAATAAAGATGAGGATTTACAAGTTGTATCCGGTACAAACACCGGATACTCCTGACATCAGAGTTTAA